A region of the Hydra vulgaris chromosome 12, alternate assembly HydraT2T_AEP genome:
GAGCGACTTTGACGTGGTTGCTTCGGTCTCGGCTCGCCTTTTTCACCGTATTCACTCGATTGGTCGGTTGTTTCAGGGTCGTATGCGTAGACCAAAGTCTCATCGCCAGTAATAACTTGTTTGTAGACGTCTTGATAGTCAGAAAGAATTGCTTCACACGTTTTAACGCGACgctctttttcaaagaaattgagaaattttGGCACCAAACATGAATTGAGTCTGATGAGGCCCAAATGATCCTTCAAAATTGTATGCACCGACCCAAATGATATTCCAACTATGTCAACAAGGTCTCGAATGGTTAACCGACAATTTGCAAGCACcaattctttgattttgttgatgtgGCGATCATCAATCGAAGTCGATGGTCGTCCGGAGCGTTCCAAGTCATCAACACGTTCTCGGCCTTCTTTGAAGTCTTTGTaccacttgtaaacatttttttgagacaTGTTCTCTTCACCGAAGGCCTTTTGCAACATTCGATACGTTTCAGCAGCAGAAATATCATtccgcaaacaaaatttaatagcacTTCTTTGCTCAACAAAATTAGACATCGTGAAAATCGCCGAATGCACTTTTGGTACTTCAGAAACAAgcgtaaacaaaaaagtttacatgTAATTTGGCGCAAATGTTAATGACATTCctaccaacttaaaaataaaaaagattggacgATTCGAATAAGGCgggaagtttaaattaaaaattcaccttactttttgatcacagtagtatatatacatatatatatatatatatatatatatatatatatatatatatatatatatgtgtgtgtgtgtgtgtgtgtgtgtgtgtgtgtgtgtgtgtgtgtgtgtgtgtgtgtgtgtgtgtgtgtgtgtgtgtgtgtgtgtgtgtgtgtgtttatgtaaAGTTCTATAGTTCAAAGTCAAAaccattaatttaattacaagttaatcgttttttaaaaaagcaaatttaattgaccagattgtttttaaaacattctgaatgtttttaaaacatggagTAGCTCCACGtcaaaacaatcaattttttttttaaacgcaaCCCTATGTCCTTggattttctttatatttttaccaTAGTTAGTAcatataaaataagataaatccCAAAATTTCAAGGTCTAACTCCCAACGGTTTGTGAGTAatggttgttttaattttgtctaCTATTATTGTTTTGATCATTTTccgctatttttaaatatacatttctCCTTACAAAACCAAATCTTTAAACATGTGAAATCTAAAAATTAGTGACTTAGTTAATCTTAAGGTGAggaatttgaatatataaataaaaaactcattttataattaaaaagtacctaaatatcaattataaatgttaaaacaatgGACACCTGCCCCAGTAAAATTTTTAGCTGTGCGGtaaattttttaagcttaaaatttcaaattagaTCATTGTATGTTTGAAGAACATTGTGCGAAAAAATCATTTCTGCCAAATACATagtttgaaaattaaatgaaaaatattacaaaaaaagcaaatatagtATATTTCGCTTATCGtagtattcaaaataaataaaaatgatgcaTACTTGAattgatatacaattttttataatatatccattaaaaaattattgatttacaaatatatacttattaattttgttaaaatctttttttgaaagttcGTATTTGTCTGATATTATTGTTGGTGCACTTATTAATGTTATTACATTGGTGATTGGTATCCAACAATAATCATCCCTTTTCAGCCAGTAAAACTGTTCAGATGGACCGTGTAGAtgcataaacttcatttttatatcattatattcTTCATCTTTTTCTTCGACAACTGCAATCCACCAAAACGAGTCATATGTACATGCGTAATATTGGTCTTCTGCATTAgctcaaaatttattaaacttaaattttggtaacttgattttttagttatattaatagatttttgatttatatCGTTACtagttttcttaaataacaTAGATGTTTTCGAAACTGGTATGCAATGGTGAAATCCTCGAGTTCCTGGTATTGTTTTTCCCTTCTCAAATCGTTTATTTTGCGTAGCTCTAACATTAACCATAgtttctttatcaattttaaagaactttattgTGAGCATTTTTTGAGTGCAAAATTCAAACATTGCATCGATTGTTAGTATTTGATTTTTCGTTGGACGTTGCAAACTTGCTCATGCTATTGTTCGTTTTACTGTGCCGCCTATTGCATCGCAAGAAGGGTTTCTTTGATACAATTACATAAAATAGCCTGAATTTAATAGACAAAACAGGTATCGTGTATCGTATCGTCAGACATAAAACAAAGTGATTCGTGTAAAATAATGCCATTTACTTTATAGTATAAAACAACTGGGTGCATCCAGATTTACACCAATGATAACTTTGGATCTCATCTTGCACAACAAATTCATAATTTTCTGAAAAGTCAAAAATCACAATACACTCTTTTTCATTCAATTTgagttttaaatctttaagaaaCTTTGTTTGGCATTTGATAATATATGAGTGAGCTGTTAGTTCATCAATACTCTTCACTAATAACTCGATATAAGTTTCAACAGTTTCAGTTGGGTCCTGTCAGTACCTTGCCattgattaaaacttaactcgtcatcaaaatcaatttatacGGCCGTGAACATTTTAGTGAACGGACgtgtttattattaaacttaaaaatggctaataaaagtatttcaattactcatttaaaagaaattatggaTATTCATGAAAACACAATAATGAAGCTATTTAGCGACAGGATTGATAAACTAGAGAGTAAAATATCAGTTATgcaagaagaaaataaaaatttaaaaaatgaagtaagTGACCTGAAAAAAAGTGTTGAATTTGTCAGtgacaaatatgaaaatttactattgaaaatagatgtttctaaaaaaacagCAATGTCATTAGTATATCAACTAAAcgacacaaaaataaatatagaaaatgatAACGTTATTAAAGATAAGTTGGCTGAACTTGAAGATAGGAGTCGCAGAAATAATTTGAGATTTAATGGTatagaagaaaaagaaattgaaaccTGGCAAGAAACTGAAAGTAAAAtaagagaaattttaaaaactaaattggGTTTAAATGGTAATATCGAAATTGAGAGAGCCCATAGAGTTGGAAAAAAGGTGATGGgtgttaaaagaataaatagaactattgttgtaaaatttttaaactataaagaCAAGAACGCGATTTTGGATAAGTTCGTAAAGGCAAAACTCTGGaatgaaaatttgtttataaatgaaGATTTTAGCGAACGTACTATGGAAATAAGAAGAAAGTTATTCGCGGAAGCAAAGGAGCTACGAAGTAAAGGAAAGTATGCTAAGGTTACTTATAACAAATTATTCACACGcgattttaagtaaatttttttttttcaattcatagttataaaattatttaaattctgaaatGGATTCAAACCAACTAAATTTTGAGtcaatttcatttaacttttttcaaaataatgattttttacttgATAATGAATCCGATCCtgacattaattattttagt
Encoded here:
- the LOC136088180 gene encoding uncharacterized protein LOC136088180 codes for the protein MANKSISITHLKEIMDIHENTIMKLFSDRIDKLESKISVMQEENKNLKNEVSDLKKSVEFVSDKYENLLLKIDVSKKTAMSLVYQLNDTKINIENDNVIKDKLAELEDRSRRNNLRFNGIEEKEIETWQETESKIREILKTKLGLNGNIEIERAHRVGKKVMGVKRINRTIVVKFLNYKDKNAILDKFVKAKLWNENLFINEDFSERTMEIRRKLFAEAKELRSKGKYAKVTYNKLFTRDFK